GCGAAGCCAAAGCGGGATCGCTGGTAGCCATGGAGTCCCCAGATGTCGGCATTCTGGTCTCGGGTCGTGTGTCGATCTTCGACCATACCGTACAGTTCGGATTCACAGAGCGCAGCATGGAGCAAACCGCTGAGAAGCTGCTGAATGATCTGGAGCTGAATACAGCCGCCAAGATTGCTGAGAGCCTTGAGGGCCAACCTTCGACGGCCTCCCTTCGCATCCCTGGCTTTGCCGAATCCGTCGAGGGCAGGGTCTACACTCCGTCCACTTGTCAGGCCGAAATCCTTCTTGACGTAATAGCGGCCAACCTTGACACCTCCTGGGGCCGTGATATCTCAGAGTTTGGTGTCCTGGTCCCTGTGAGGTTGCGCCCAATCCTCAACCGGGCAGCACAGCGAGCAGGCGTAGGTAGCATTGATGACTTGGTCGGCACCCGTGTTCAAGTTTACAGTGGTCCTGACCGTGGCATCTTCTTGGCGCCTAAAGGCTTTGCCTTACTGTCGTTCCGGGAAGACCAGAACGGCGACCCTTGGAAGGTCGAGCTGACCCGTAACAGTGCAACCCAGAGCTGGGACCTGGAGATATCCGCCGTATTGGATGTGATGGCTACGGCCATGGTTGAGGTGAAATTGGGCGGTTCCGAGTGGGAGACCACACAGGTAGCCCTGCCTATCGTCACACAGTTGATTGTGGAGCAAGACACAGCGGCCAAACCCGATGCCGCCCCTTTCGCCCCAGGCGGATACCTTAAGGACGGCAGTACGTCCTAATCGAAGAGTTAGCCCCTTGATCTAAGAGCGCCATTCACAATGGCCCTCATAGACCTTGGGGCTTTCTTTACGAATACCCGAGTAAAACAGTAGGACTCTCCCAGTGAGTAGACTCCAAGCAACTCATTGGTTCCTGATGGCTTTGTCCCTGGTTCTACCCTTGGTCATTCCGAAGGGCGAGGCGAGACGATCCTCAGGTATACTCGATGAGAATCTGAAGCAAAATTCTGAGCCCCCATCTTAATAGTAATTACCGCCACCATACCCCCCTATGCCCCCCTCGGTCTGTCCTCGGATGCCCCCTCAGTTGTCCTTGCAGGGCGTAGCCCATGAGCCCCTCATGGACGGTCACAACCAGGTCATAAAAGAGTCACAAACTCATGACATGCCCCAGCCTTGACGATGGCCTGGAGGCCCCGGTATCCTTGGGCTCCTCATCTCTTTTTGTCCTAAGTCATTCAGATCACACGGGCATTCCGTCATAATCTGGACGTATAAGGAAGGTCGAGGGTTCCCGCCACCCGTTCCGGCCCGTCCCGCCCGGTCTTCCCTTCATTCATCAGATCGGTGTTCCACACCATGGGAGTTACAGTGAGTCAGCCTGCCAATCGTCCGTTTCCCCTGTCCCGTATGCGTCGCTCGCGCAAGGATGAATTTTCCCGTCGGTTGATGCGTGAGAACCGACTGAGTACGGATGACCTGATCTATCCGGTATTCGTGCTCGAGGGCAGCGGCCAGCGTGAGCCGGTGGCCTCGATGCCGGGTATCGAGCGCCTGTCTATCGACCTGCTGCTGGAAGAAGCTGCCGAACTGGTCGAACTGGGCATTCCTGCCGTGGCACTGTTCCCGGTGACGCCGACCTCAGCCAAGTCGCTGGACGCTGCCGAAGCCTGGAACGCGGAAGGCCTCGCCCAGCGCGCCACCCGCGCATTGAAGCAGCATTTCCCGGAACTGGGCGTCATTACCGACGTCGCGCTGGACCCCTTCACCACCCATGGTCAGGACGGCATCATTGATGAGCATGGCTACGTGCTCAACGACATCACCGTCGAGGCACTGGTCAAGCAGGCCCTGTCCCATGCCGATGCCGGCGCTGATATCGTCGCCCCGTCGGACATGATGGATGGACGCATTGCCGCGATCCGTACGGCGCTGGAGTCAGCCGGGCACATCAATACCCGCATCCTGGCCTATTCAGCCAAGTATGCCAGTGCCTACTATGGCCCATTCCGTGACGCGGTGGGCTCGGCGAGCAACCTGGGCAAGGCGGACAAGGCTACCTATCAGATGGACCCGGCCAACAGCGATGAAGCCCTGCACGAAGTGGCTCAGGACCTGTCTGAAGGTGCCGACATGGTGATGGTCAAGCCAGGCATGCCCTATCTGGACATCGTTCACCGGGTCAAGGAAGTGCACAAGGTGCCGACCTTCGTCTATCAGGTCAGCGGCGAGTATGCGATGCACCAGGCAGCGATCGCCAACGGCTGGCTCAGCGAGGCCGTCATCATGGAGTCGCTGACCGTGATCAAGCGCTCGGGGGCGGACGCCATTCTCACCTATTACGCAAAACATGCCGCGCGGCAGCTGCGCGGCATGGAATAACTCTCCAGAGGACAATATGCGGGACACCAACAACGAGGTAGAACGACAGACCGAGTCGACCCCGGCGCAGCCGGCCGCCGCTGCCACGGCACGCCGGGATGCTTTGCCGGTAGTCATTGCACCGCCGGAACTGGCGGAAGTAACGGTACCGGCGGCCGACATCAATGCGCCGGAACTGTACATCCATCGTGAACTGTCGCAGCTGCAATTCAACATCCGCGTGCTGGAACAGGCGCTGGATGAGTCCTACCCGTTGTTGGAGCGCCTCAAATTTCTGCTGATCTTTTCCAGCAACCTGGATGAGTTCTTCGAAATCCGCGTCGCCGGCCTGAAGAAGCAGATCACCTTTGCCCGCGAGCAGACCGGCCCGGACGGGCTGCAGCCGCAGCAGGTGCTGAGCAAGATCAGCGAGATCGCGCACCAGGAGGTCAGCCGCCAGTATTCGATTCTCAATGACGTGCTGCTGCCGGCGCTGGCCAGAGAGAAGATCCGCTTCATCCGGCGCCGCCAGTGGACCTACAAACAGACGCTGTGGGTACGCCGCTTTTTCCGCGACGAGATCGCACCGATCATCAGCCCGATCGGCCTGGATCCGACGCACCCGTTCCCGCTACTGGTGAACAAGAGCCTCAACTTCATCGTGCAACTGGAAGGTGTCGATGCCTTTGGCCGTGATTCCGGCCTGGCAATCATTCCGGCGCCGCGCTCGTTGCCCCGTCTGATCCGCGTTCCCGATCAGCTGTGCGAGGATGGTGACAACTTCGTTTTCCTGTCGTCGATGATTCACGCTCATGCCGATGATCTGTTCCCCGGCATGAAGGTGCTCGGCTGTTATCAGTTCCGGCTGACCCGCAACGCCGACTTGATTGTCGACCCCGACGAGGTCGACGACCTGGCCCGTGCTTTGCGTGGTGAACTGCTGTCGCGCCGTTACGGCGATGCGGTGCGTCTGGAAGTCGCCGACAACTGCCCCAAACCGCTGTCGGACTTTCTGCTCAAGCAGTTCGGCCTGAGCGAGTCGGAGCTGTATGAGGTCAATGGCCCGGTCAACCTCACCCGGCTGTTTTCGATTACCGGGCTGGACAGCCATTCCGACCTGCAATTCCCGCCGTTCAGTCCCGGCATCCCCAGGTTGCTATCCAGCGCCGACAACCTGTTTCAGGCGATCCGCAAACAGGACATTCTGCTGCTGCATCCCTACGAGTCTTTCAGCCCGGTGGTTGATCTACTGCGCCAGGCCGCGCAGGACCCGAACGTGCTGGCCATCAAGCAGACGCTGTATCGCACCGGCGCCAACTCGGAGATGGTCAATGCGCTGGTCGAGGCCGCGCGCAATGGCAAGGAAGTCACTGTGGTGATCGAGCTGCGCGCGCGCTTCGATGAGGAGTCCAACCTGCAACTGGCCAGCCGCCTGCAGCAGGCCGGTGCGGTGGTGATCTACGGCGTGGTCGGCTTCAAGACCCACGCCAAGATGATGCTGATCCTGCGCCGCGAGGACAAGGACCTGCAGCGCTACGCGCACATGGGCACCGGCAACTATCACGCTGGCAATGCCCGCCTGTATACCGACTACAGCATCCTGACCTCGGATCAGGCCCTCACCGAAGATGTGCACAAGCTGTTCAACCAGTTGATCGGCATGGGCAAGGCATTGCGCATGAAGAAGTTGCTGCAAGCGCCCTTCACGCTGAAGAAGCGTCTGCTGGAGCTGATCAACCGTGAGGCGCTGGCGGCCCAGGCCGGCAAGCCGGCGCACATCATCGCCAAGGCCAACGCCTTGACCGATGCCAAGATCATCAAGGCGTTGTACAAGGCATCACAGGCGGGGGTAAAGATCGAGCTGATCATTCGCGGTATGTGCTGCCTGCGGCCAGGCATTCCGGGTGTGTCGCATAACATCACTGTTCGCTCGATCATCGGGCGCTTTCTGGAGCACAGCCGGGTCTATTATTTCCTCCAGGAAGGGCAGGAGCAGATCTGGATGTCCAGTGCCGACATGATGGAGCGCAACCTGGATCACCGTGTGGAAACCTGCTTCCCGCTGGAAGGCAAGAAGCTGATCAACCGCGCCAGACAGGAACTGCAGACACATCTGATCGACAACACCCACGCCTGGATACTGCAGCCCGACGGCAGCTACGTACGCTGTACTCCGACCGGTAACCAGATCCCCCGCAGCGCCCAGAATACGCTGCTGGAGAAGCTGGCCAGCTCGCCTCAGCGTACCGTCAACGTATAACCGATCTTCGCCCAGTACTGTGACTCCTGGGCGAAATCGGCCTTGGTGAGCGGGTTTTCCTTCAACCAGCCCGGCGGAAAACGCAGCGTCAGCTGCGTTTTCCTGGCCTCGGCCTGCAGCTCGGGCATTTCCTGAAAACCGCGGATATGGTGATAAAGAATCGCCAACCGCAGCAACATGCACAAGCGACGCAGCGGCGGGCCTTCCTCGCCCAACTCGGCCATGCGCTCCTCTCCCGGCAGGTTGCGCCGGTGACCGCGCACCAGCAGCGCCATCGCCTGCTGTTCCTGGTTTGAAAACCCCGGCAGGTCGGCGTGCTCGATCAGATAGGCGCCATGCTTGTGATACTGGCTGTGCGCGATATCCATGCCGATTTCGTGAACGCGCGCGGCCCAGCTCAGCAGATCGGCGTGTTTGCCATCGGTCAACCCCCAGGGCTCTGCCACCTTGCTCAACAGACTCAGCGCCTTGTGCTCGACTCGGGCTGCCTGTTCGGCATCGACATGGCTGCGCTCAGCCAAGGCGGACAAGGTCCGCTCACGCACATCCTCGTGCTCGCGGCGGCCGAACAGCTCATACAGCACACCTTCGCGCAGCGCCCCTTCCGACAGATCCATACTCTGCACGTGCAAAGCGTCAAACAAGGCTTCCAGAATAGCCAGCCCCGCGGGAAGAATGGGCCGACGGTCAGCCTTGAGCCCCGGCATGCTGAGCTTGTCCACATGATTGGTCTTGAGCACCTTGCGCTTGAGCCACTGCAGACCCTCGCGGTGAACCTCGCCATTGCTCTGACCACCACCGCGCAGACATTGAGCAATGGTGCGAATGGTGCCGGATGCCCCCACGGCTTCCTGCCAGCCCACACGCTGGACGCTCTGCTCGATCCGCATCAGCTCCAGTCGCGCAGCGGTATACGCTTGTTTATACCCGGCGGCGGAAATACGCCCCTCGGCAAAAAATTGCTGGCCGTATGAAACACAACCGAAATGCAGACTCTCGCGCAGCACGGACTCAAACCGCTCGCCGATGATGAACTCGGTGCTGCCACCGCCAATATCCACCACCAACCGCTTGCCGGCATCGTCGGCCAGGGTGTGCGCAACGCCGAGATAGATCAGTCGCGCCTCTTCCCGCCCGGAAATCACATCGACCCGGTGACCGAGCACATCCTTGACCCTGTTGATGAAAACATCCCGATTGCGCGCCACACGCAAGGTATTGGTGGCGACAATGCGCACCGCGCCGGTGGGCAGACCATTGATCAGCTGGGCGAAGCGCCGCAAGCACTCCACTCCACGCTGCATGGCCTCTTCACTGAGGTTGTACTGCTCATCCAACCCGGCGCCCAGCTGCACTTTTTCACCGAGCCGTTCGAGGATCCGAATCTCTCCATGGTCCACGCGTGCCAGCACCATATGAAAACTGTTGGATCCCAGGTCTATGGTCGCCACCAGCGGAAAGTCCGTGTGTTCTGTCTGCGCCATGCGTATCCCCTATGTATGATCGGGGAATATTAACTCCCAATTTCCACCATTGCCCGCATGCTGCGACAAACTGTGCAATAAAGGATCTGAATCGCTGCGCTCTGTTGACGTTTCACACCGGCGTAGGGTGATGCTATCATCCACTTCATTGCAGTTGGCGAACCTATTTCCTGGAGAAACTCATGAGTGATTTGATCGTGCACGTCACTGACGGCAGCTTCGAAGCAGAAGTGCTGAAGGCCGACGGCCCTGTCCTGGTTGATTACTGGGCTGAATGGTGTGGTCCGTGCAAGATGATTGCCCCCGTTCTGGATGATATTGCTCGGGATTACGAAGGCAAGCTCAAGATCTGCAAGCTGAACATCGATGAGAATACCGACACTCCGCCAAAGTATGGCGTACGCGGTATCCCCACGCTGATGCTGTTCAAGGATGGCAATGTAGAAGCGACCAAGGTCGGCGCCCTGTCCAAGTCTCAGCTGGCCGCCTTTCTCGACAGCAATATCTGATTCATCAGATGTCCCCGGCACGCCGGGGACGCACTTTTCTTGATCAAACATATAGACGCCACCGCGAAGCGGTGCTAGATTTACTTTCCAACTCCCTGTCGCACCCTGCGGCAATGGCTTCCCTACTTGCCAAAATCCATCGCCCCATCCTCACATGGCGGCTGTCACCAACCCCGTCCTGCCGAAAGACGCACAACTCACCGAACCTATGAACCTGACTGAACTCAAGCAAAAACCTATAACCGAACTGCTGGAAACCGCCGACCAGATGGGCCTCGAGAACATGGGCCGATCGCGTAAACAGGATGTGATCTTCGGCATCCTGAAGAAGCACGCCAAAAGCGGTGAAGATATCCACGGCGATGGCGTACTGGAAATTCTGCAGGACGGTTTCGGTTTTCTTCGCTCGGCTGACTCTTCCTACCTGGCCGGTCCCGATGACATCTATGTCTCCCCCAGCCAGATTCGTCGCTTCAATCTGCGTACCGGCGACACCATTGCCGGCAAGATTCGGCCACCAAAGGATGGTGAGCGCTATTTTGCGCTGCTGAAGGTCGACTCGATCAACTTCGACCGTCCGGAAAACACCAAAAGCAAGATCCTGTTCGAAAACCTCACCCCCCTGTTCCCTGATGATCGTCTGAAAATGGAAGCTGGCAATGGCTCCACGGAAGATCTGATGGCGCGGATCATTGATCTGTGCGCCCCGATCGGCAAGGGTCAGCGCGGTCTGCTGGTGGCACCGCCCAAGGCCGGTAAAACCTTGATGTTGCAGAACATCGCCTCGAATATTGCACGCAACAACCCCGAGTGCCACCTGATCGTGCTGTTGATTGATGAGCGTCCGGAAGAAGTGACCGAGATGCAGCGCACCGTGCGCGGCGAAGTGGTCGCCTCGACCTTCGACGAGCCACCGAGCCGTCACGTTCAGGTCGCCGAAATGGTCATCGAGAAGGCCAAGCGCCTGGTCGAACACAAGAAGGATGTGATCATCCTGCTCGACTCCATCACCCGTCTGGCCCGCGCCTACAACACCGTTATTCCGAGCTCCGGCAAGGTGCTGACCGGTGGTGTTGATGCCCACGCCCTGGAAAAACCCAAGCGTTTCTTCGGCGCCGCACGGAACATCGAGGAAGGCGGCAGCCTGACTATCATCGCCACCGCATTGGTGGATACCGGCTCGAAGATGGACGAAGTGATCTACGAGGAATTCAAGGGCACCGGCAACATGGAGATCCACCTGGATCGAAAGATTGCCGAGAAACGTGTATTCCCGGCGATCAACATCAACCGCTCCGGCACCCGTCGTGAAGAACTGCTGACCAGCGAAGACGAGCTGCAGCGGATGTGGATTCTGCGCAAGATTCTGCACTCCATGGACGAAATAGCCGCTATCGAATTCCTGTTGGATCGTCTGAAAGACACCAAGACCAACGATGAATTCTTCATGTCGATGAAGCGCAGCAAGAACTGATCCAGCTGAACATGGCGAGCGGGCGCTGCCCCTCGCCGTGGTTTGCCTTTTTGCAGCACCCCCGCAGTCGGTATGATGCCGCATAACACACCCCATTCATGGGCGGCGCGGCTGAAACCAAACAGCTTGCCGCTTGAAGCTTGAGGCTTAAAGCTGCCATGCAATACTCCGATCTTCGAGATTTCATCAAGGGACTGGAACAGCGCGGTGAGTTGAAGCGCATCCAGACACCCGTATCACCCATCCTGGAAATGACCGAAGTCTGCGACCGTAGCCTGCGCAAGGGCGGCCCGGCTTTGCTGTTTGAAAACCCCACTGGATTCGGCATGCCGGTACTCGGCAATCTGTTCGGCACCCCCGAGCGCGTCGCCCTGGGCATGGGTGCCAACGATGTCAGCGAACTGCGCGAGATCGGCAAGCTGCTGGCCTACCTGAAGGAACCTGATCCGCCGAAGGGCTTGAAGGACGCCTGGTCCAAGCTGCCGCTGGTGAAGAAGGTTATTTCCATGGCCCCCAAGGTGGTGCGCGATGCGCCCTGCCAGGCAACCGTGATCGAAGGTGAGGATGTGGATCTGTCAAAGATCCCGGTTCAGACCTGCTGGCCCGGCGACGCCGGCCCGCTGATCACCTGGGGGCTGGTGGTCACCCGTGGTCCGAACAAGGACCGGCAGAATCTGGGCATCTACCGTCAGCAGGTGATCGGCCGCAACAAGGTCATCATGCGCTGGCTCAGCCATCGCGGCGGCGCGCTGGATTTCCGTGAGTGGTGCGAGAAGCACCCCGGTGAACCCTTCCCCGTGGCCGTGGCGCTGGGCGCCGATCCGGCAACCATCCTCGGCGCGGTAACCCCGGTTCCCGATACCCTGTCCGAGTACGCTTTTGCCGGACTGCTGCGCGGCCAGCGTACCGAACTGGTCAAGTGCCGCGGCTCGGAGCTGCAGGTTCCCGCCGGCGCAGAAATCGTGCTGGAAGGCGTGATCCATCCCGGCGAGATGGCCGATGAAGGCCCGTTCGGCGACCATACCGGCTATTACAACGAAGTGGACAGCTTCCCGGTATTCACCGTCGAACGCATCACCCAGCGGGAAAAGCCCATCTATCACAGCACCTACACGGGCCGGCCACCGGACGAGCCGGCAGTGCTCGGCGTGGCGCTGAATGAAGTATTCGTGCCTATCCTGCAGAAGCAGTTCCCGGAAATCACCGACTTCTACCTGCCGCCCGAGGGCTGTTCCTACCGCATGGCCGTGGTGTCGATGAAGAAGCAGTACCCCGGCCAT
Above is a genomic segment from Halopseudomonas litoralis containing:
- the ubiD gene encoding 4-hydroxy-3-polyprenylbenzoate decarboxylase, coding for MQYSDLRDFIKGLEQRGELKRIQTPVSPILEMTEVCDRSLRKGGPALLFENPTGFGMPVLGNLFGTPERVALGMGANDVSELREIGKLLAYLKEPDPPKGLKDAWSKLPLVKKVISMAPKVVRDAPCQATVIEGEDVDLSKIPVQTCWPGDAGPLITWGLVVTRGPNKDRQNLGIYRQQVIGRNKVIMRWLSHRGGALDFREWCEKHPGEPFPVAVALGADPATILGAVTPVPDTLSEYAFAGLLRGQRTELVKCRGSELQVPAGAEIVLEGVIHPGEMADEGPFGDHTGYYNEVDSFPVFTVERITQREKPIYHSTYTGRPPDEPAVLGVALNEVFVPILQKQFPEITDFYLPPEGCSYRMAVVSMKKQYPGHAKRVMLGVWSFLRQFMYTKFVIVVDDDINVRDWNDVIWAITTRMDPKRDTVMIDNTPIDYLDFASPVSGLGSKMGLDATNKWHGETTREWGTAIAQDPAVTQRIDAIWSELGID
- the trxA gene encoding thioredoxin TrxA; protein product: MSDLIVHVTDGSFEAEVLKADGPVLVDYWAEWCGPCKMIAPVLDDIARDYEGKLKICKLNIDENTDTPPKYGVRGIPTLMLFKDGNVEATKVGALSKSQLAAFLDSNI
- the hemB gene encoding porphobilinogen synthase gives rise to the protein MSQPANRPFPLSRMRRSRKDEFSRRLMRENRLSTDDLIYPVFVLEGSGQREPVASMPGIERLSIDLLLEEAAELVELGIPAVALFPVTPTSAKSLDAAEAWNAEGLAQRATRALKQHFPELGVITDVALDPFTTHGQDGIIDEHGYVLNDITVEALVKQALSHADAGADIVAPSDMMDGRIAAIRTALESAGHINTRILAYSAKYASAYYGPFRDAVGSASNLGKADKATYQMDPANSDEALHEVAQDLSEGADMVMVKPGMPYLDIVHRVKEVHKVPTFVYQVSGEYAMHQAAIANGWLSEAVIMESLTVIKRSGADAILTYYAKHAARQLRGME
- the rho gene encoding transcription termination factor Rho is translated as MNLTELKQKPITELLETADQMGLENMGRSRKQDVIFGILKKHAKSGEDIHGDGVLEILQDGFGFLRSADSSYLAGPDDIYVSPSQIRRFNLRTGDTIAGKIRPPKDGERYFALLKVDSINFDRPENTKSKILFENLTPLFPDDRLKMEAGNGSTEDLMARIIDLCAPIGKGQRGLLVAPPKAGKTLMLQNIASNIARNNPECHLIVLLIDERPEEVTEMQRTVRGEVVASTFDEPPSRHVQVAEMVIEKAKRLVEHKKDVIILLDSITRLARAYNTVIPSSGKVLTGGVDAHALEKPKRFFGAARNIEEGGSLTIIATALVDTGSKMDEVIYEEFKGTGNMEIHLDRKIAEKRVFPAININRSGTRREELLTSEDELQRMWILRKILHSMDEIAAIEFLLDRLKDTKTNDEFFMSMKRSKN
- the ppx gene encoding exopolyphosphatase, with the translated sequence MAQTEHTDFPLVATIDLGSNSFHMVLARVDHGEIRILERLGEKVQLGAGLDEQYNLSEEAMQRGVECLRRFAQLINGLPTGAVRIVATNTLRVARNRDVFINRVKDVLGHRVDVISGREEARLIYLGVAHTLADDAGKRLVVDIGGGSTEFIIGERFESVLRESLHFGCVSYGQQFFAEGRISAAGYKQAYTAARLELMRIEQSVQRVGWQEAVGASGTIRTIAQCLRGGGQSNGEVHREGLQWLKRKVLKTNHVDKLSMPGLKADRRPILPAGLAILEALFDALHVQSMDLSEGALREGVLYELFGRREHEDVRERTLSALAERSHVDAEQAARVEHKALSLLSKVAEPWGLTDGKHADLLSWAARVHEIGMDIAHSQYHKHGAYLIEHADLPGFSNQEQQAMALLVRGHRRNLPGEERMAELGEEGPPLRRLCMLLRLAILYHHIRGFQEMPELQAEARKTQLTLRFPPGWLKENPLTKADFAQESQYWAKIGYTLTVR
- the ppk1 gene encoding polyphosphate kinase 1 is translated as MRDTNNEVERQTESTPAQPAAAATARRDALPVVIAPPELAEVTVPAADINAPELYIHRELSQLQFNIRVLEQALDESYPLLERLKFLLIFSSNLDEFFEIRVAGLKKQITFAREQTGPDGLQPQQVLSKISEIAHQEVSRQYSILNDVLLPALAREKIRFIRRRQWTYKQTLWVRRFFRDEIAPIISPIGLDPTHPFPLLVNKSLNFIVQLEGVDAFGRDSGLAIIPAPRSLPRLIRVPDQLCEDGDNFVFLSSMIHAHADDLFPGMKVLGCYQFRLTRNADLIVDPDEVDDLARALRGELLSRRYGDAVRLEVADNCPKPLSDFLLKQFGLSESELYEVNGPVNLTRLFSITGLDSHSDLQFPPFSPGIPRLLSSADNLFQAIRKQDILLLHPYESFSPVVDLLRQAAQDPNVLAIKQTLYRTGANSEMVNALVEAARNGKEVTVVIELRARFDEESNLQLASRLQQAGAVVIYGVVGFKTHAKMMLILRREDKDLQRYAHMGTGNYHAGNARLYTDYSILTSDQALTEDVHKLFNQLIGMGKALRMKKLLQAPFTLKKRLLELINREALAAQAGKPAHIIAKANALTDAKIIKALYKASQAGVKIELIIRGMCCLRPGIPGVSHNITVRSIIGRFLEHSRVYYFLQEGQEQIWMSSADMMERNLDHRVETCFPLEGKKLINRARQELQTHLIDNTHAWILQPDGSYVRCTPTGNQIPRSAQNTLLEKLASSPQRTVNV